In a single window of the Desulfovibrio mangrovi genome:
- a CDS encoding amphi-Trp domain-containing protein — protein MAEEKFAFESMQDTQSIKVFLESLIQGFENGKVTLAAHGDRIELAPEGLLAFTVKARRYGDSSKLTIKIGWKESHTKPDSADNELSVTTG, from the coding sequence ATGGCAGAAGAAAAATTCGCATTCGAGTCCATGCAGGACACCCAGTCCATCAAGGTCTTTCTGGAATCGCTGATACAGGGATTCGAGAACGGAAAGGTAACTCTGGCCGCCCACGGAGACCGCATAGAGCTTGCCCCTGAAGGGCTGCTTGCCTTCACCGTTAAAGCCCGCCGCTATGGCGACTCCAGCAAACTGACCATCAAGATCGGCTGGAAGGAAAGCCACACCAAACCAGACAGCGCAGACAACGAACTTTCAGTAACTACCGGATAA
- the rpoB gene encoding DNA-directed RNA polymerase subunit beta has translation MGQLTKKFGKIEVTLPIPHLLNLQVDSYKKFLQEGRTERLPEEGLEGVFRSVFPIEDFNRTASLEYVSYEVGEPKYDQAECISKGLTYEAPIRIKVRLVVYDVDEDSQNRTIRDIKEQDIYFGTLPLMTEKGTFIINGTERVIVNQLQRSPGIIFEHDSGKTHSSRKVLYSCRVIPMRGSWLDFDFDHKDILYVRIDRRRKMPATILFKAMGMSRTQILDYFYKKEVFHLDGDKLMWEVEKELYRKEPAYVDLVDGENVFAKQGKLITKRAWRQLVDAGIKTIEVAPDTIVGMYFAEDIVNESTGEVLAEAADEVFPETIERLRDAGVTRLPILHTKGTDVSSSMRDTLVMDKTTDEDSARVEIYRRLRPSSPPTPEIASSFFENLFRNSDYYDLSPVGRYKLNQRLSLKESLELRTLTDEDILTAISVLCKLKDSHGPADDIDHLGNRRVRPVGELVENQYRIGLVRMERAIKERMSLQEVATLMPHDLINPKPVAAVLKEFFGTSQLSQFMDQTNSLSEVTHKRRLSALGPGGLTRERAGFEVRDVHTSHYGRICPIETPEGPNIGLIVSLTTYAKVNDFGFIETPYRVVRDSQVTDEVHYMDASGELGAVVAQANAPLDADNRFVNEYVTTRVNGDVIMSPREEVTLMDISPSQMVSISAALIPFLEHDDANRALMGSNMQRQAVPLLRCRKPIVGTGMEGDVARDSGACIIAEGNGIIRYVDADRIIVSYEGDLYPNTGGVRNYDLLKYHKSNQNSCFGQKPTCLPGQIVKKGDILADGPGIEEGELALGQNLVVAFMPWCGYNFEDSILISERMVKEDVFTSVHIEEFEVVARDTKLGPEEITRDIPNVSEDMLRNLDGSGIIRIGANVKPDDILVGKITPKGETQLTPEEKLLRAIFGDKARDVKNTSLKVPPGIEGTVIDVKVFNRRSGEKDERTRNIEDYELARLDRKEQDHIDALTTSTMDKIVELVAGKQLATNIAGKKKGEVLAEAGHVPSEEVLRQVPVKKLAGLFKDKEINEQLDAVIEAYDSQISFIKGIYDNKREKVTEGDDLPPGVIKMAKCYIAVKRKLSVGDKMAGRHGNKGVVSQILPLEDMPFFADGTAVDIVLNPLGVPSRMNIGQIMETHLGWGALKLGQQLADLVASSEPLKQVREQVKAVFKSKHIDQMVDTLGDEEFVKAVRKLETGIVTKTPVFDGASEEEIWGWLDHAGLANDGKTVLYDGRTGDRFHNRVTTGVMYILKLHHLVDEKIHARSTGPYSLVTQQPLGGKAQFGGQRLGEMEVWALEAHGAAYMLQEFLTVKSDDVTGRVKMYEKIVKGDNFLEAGLPESFNVLVKELMSLGLDVTLHQEEGKKRPKRSGFITE, from the coding sequence ATGGGCCAGCTTACAAAGAAATTTGGTAAAATCGAAGTAACCCTTCCCATTCCGCATCTGCTCAACCTGCAAGTGGACTCCTACAAGAAGTTCCTGCAGGAAGGTCGTACGGAACGTCTGCCCGAAGAAGGCCTGGAAGGGGTATTCAGATCCGTATTTCCCATAGAAGACTTCAACCGCACTGCAAGTCTTGAGTACGTCAGCTACGAAGTTGGCGAGCCCAAGTACGATCAGGCGGAATGCATATCCAAGGGCCTCACCTACGAAGCCCCCATCCGCATCAAGGTCCGCCTTGTTGTGTATGACGTTGATGAAGATTCCCAGAACCGCACCATACGCGACATCAAGGAACAGGATATCTACTTCGGTACCCTGCCCCTGATGACCGAGAAGGGCACCTTCATCATCAACGGCACCGAGCGCGTTATCGTTAACCAGCTGCAGCGTTCTCCCGGCATCATCTTCGAGCATGATTCCGGCAAGACCCATTCCAGCCGCAAGGTGCTCTACAGCTGTCGCGTGATTCCCATGCGCGGTTCCTGGCTCGACTTCGACTTCGATCACAAGGACATCCTGTATGTCCGCATCGACCGTCGCCGCAAGATGCCCGCAACCATCCTGTTCAAGGCCATGGGCATGAGCCGCACCCAGATCCTCGACTACTTCTACAAGAAGGAAGTCTTCCACCTCGACGGCGACAAGCTCATGTGGGAAGTGGAGAAGGAACTGTACCGCAAGGAACCCGCCTACGTTGATCTCGTCGATGGCGAGAACGTATTTGCCAAGCAGGGCAAGCTTATCACCAAGCGTGCATGGCGCCAGTTGGTTGATGCCGGAATAAAGACCATCGAGGTTGCTCCTGACACCATCGTCGGCATGTACTTTGCCGAAGACATTGTCAACGAAAGCACCGGTGAAGTTCTTGCCGAAGCCGCTGACGAAGTTTTCCCCGAGACCATCGAGCGCCTGCGCGATGCCGGTGTGACCCGTCTGCCCATCCTGCACACCAAGGGCACTGACGTATCTTCTTCCATGCGCGACACCCTCGTCATGGACAAGACCACCGACGAAGACAGCGCCCGTGTGGAAATCTACCGTCGCCTGCGTCCCAGCTCTCCGCCCACTCCCGAAATTGCATCCTCGTTCTTTGAGAACCTGTTCCGCAATTCCGACTACTACGACCTGTCTCCCGTGGGCCGTTACAAGCTGAACCAGCGCCTCAGCCTGAAGGAATCCCTCGAGCTGCGCACGCTGACCGATGAGGACATCCTCACCGCTATCTCCGTGCTCTGCAAGCTGAAGGACTCTCACGGTCCTGCCGACGACATCGACCACCTCGGCAACCGTCGCGTGCGCCCCGTAGGCGAACTGGTGGAAAACCAGTACCGCATCGGCCTCGTACGCATGGAGCGCGCCATCAAGGAACGCATGAGCCTGCAGGAAGTGGCCACTCTGATGCCCCATGACCTGATCAACCCCAAGCCGGTTGCCGCCGTGCTGAAGGAGTTCTTCGGAACCTCCCAGCTCAGCCAGTTCATGGACCAGACCAACTCCCTGTCCGAAGTCACGCATAAGCGCCGCCTGTCAGCTCTCGGACCCGGCGGTCTTACCCGTGAACGTGCTGGCTTTGAAGTCCGCGACGTGCACACCTCGCACTACGGCCGTATCTGCCCCATTGAAACGCCTGAAGGTCCGAACATCGGTCTTATCGTTTCTCTGACCACCTACGCCAAGGTGAACGATTTCGGTTTCATCGAAACCCCCTATCGCGTTGTACGCGACTCTCAGGTGACCGATGAAGTCCACTACATGGACGCTTCCGGCGAACTGGGTGCCGTTGTCGCACAGGCAAACGCACCGCTCGACGCCGACAACCGTTTTGTGAACGAATACGTGACCACCCGCGTGAACGGCGACGTTATCATGTCTCCCCGCGAAGAAGTGACGCTCATGGACATCTCTCCCAGCCAGATGGTGTCCATTTCCGCAGCGCTCATTCCCTTCCTCGAGCACGACGACGCCAACCGCGCACTCATGGGTTCGAACATGCAGCGTCAGGCCGTTCCGCTGCTCCGCTGCCGCAAGCCCATCGTGGGCACCGGCATGGAAGGCGACGTGGCCCGCGACTCCGGCGCATGTATCATCGCCGAAGGCAACGGTATCATCCGCTATGTGGATGCCGACCGCATCATCGTGAGCTACGAAGGCGACCTGTATCCCAACACCGGTGGCGTGCGTAACTACGACCTGCTGAAGTACCACAAGTCCAACCAGAACTCCTGCTTCGGCCAGAAGCCCACCTGTCTTCCCGGCCAGATCGTGAAGAAGGGCGACATCCTTGCGGATGGTCCCGGCATCGAAGAAGGCGAACTGGCACTGGGCCAGAACCTGGTTGTAGCGTTCATGCCCTGGTGTGGTTACAACTTCGAAGACTCCATTCTCATCTCCGAGCGCATGGTGAAGGAAGACGTGTTCACCTCCGTGCACATCGAAGAATTCGAAGTTGTTGCCCGCGACACCAAGCTCGGACCCGAAGAAATTACCCGCGACATCCCGAACGTCAGCGAAGACATGCTGCGCAATCTGGATGGCAGCGGTATCATCCGCATCGGTGCCAACGTAAAGCCGGACGACATCCTTGTGGGTAAGATCACCCCCAAGGGCGAAACCCAGCTCACCCCCGAAGAGAAGCTGCTCCGCGCCATCTTCGGTGACAAGGCACGCGACGTGAAGAACACCTCCCTGAAGGTTCCTCCGGGAATCGAAGGCACCGTCATCGACGTGAAGGTGTTCAACCGCCGCTCCGGTGAAAAGGATGAACGCACCCGCAACATCGAGGACTACGAACTGGCCCGCCTTGACCGCAAGGAACAGGACCACATCGATGCCCTGACGACCTCCACCATGGATAAGATCGTGGAACTGGTGGCCGGAAAGCAGCTGGCAACCAACATTGCCGGCAAGAAGAAGGGCGAAGTTCTCGCCGAGGCAGGCCACGTGCCTTCCGAGGAAGTGCTGCGTCAGGTGCCCGTGAAGAAGCTTGCAGGCCTCTTCAAGGACAAGGAAATCAACGAACAGCTTGATGCGGTTATCGAGGCTTATGACAGCCAGATTTCCTTCATCAAGGGCATTTACGACAACAAGCGCGAAAAGGTGACCGAAGGGGACGATCTGCCCCCCGGCGTCATCAAGATGGCCAAGTGCTACATCGCCGTTAAGCGTAAGCTTAGCGTAGGTGACAAGATGGCAGGCCGCCACGGTAACAAGGGTGTTGTTTCCCAGATTCTGCCCCTTGAAGACATGCCGTTCTTCGCAGACGGCACCGCCGTGGACATCGTGCTGAACCCCCTGGGCGTTCCCTCCCGAATGAACATCGGGCAGATCATGGAAACTCACCTTGGCTGGGGCGCGCTCAAGCTCGGCCAGCAGCTTGCCGATCTGGTCGCCTCCAGCGAACCGCTGAAGCAGGTGCGTGAGCAGGTCAAGGCGGTCTTCAAGTCCAAGCACATCGACCAGATGGTCGATACTCTGGGCGATGAAGAATTCGTCAAGGCCGTACGCAAGCTGGAAACCGGTATCGTCACCAAGACTCCGGTCTTTGACGGTGCTTCTGAAGAAGAAATCTGGGGCTGGCTCGACCACGCAGGCCTTGCCAACGACGGCAAGACAGTGCTGTACGACGGCCGCACCGGCGATAGGTTCCATAACCGCGTCACTACGGGCGTCATGTACATTCTCAAGCTCCACCACTTGGTAGACGAGAAGATCCATGCACGTTCCACCGGTCCTTACTCTCTTGTTACCCAGCAGCCGCTCGGCGGTAAGGCCCAGTTCGGTGGCCAGCGTCTGGGTGAAATGGAAGTTTGGGCCCTGGAAGCACACGGTGCCGCTTACATGCTGCAGGAATTCCTCACCGTTAAGTCGGACGACGTGACCGGCCGCGTGAAGATGTACGAGAAGATCGTGAAGGGCGACAACTTCCTTGAAGCAGGCCTGCCCGAATCCTTCAACGTACTTGTGAAGGAACTGATGTCCCTTGGTCTGGATGTCACCCTGCATCAGGAAGAAGGCAAGAAGCGCCCCAAGCGCTCCGGATTCATTACCGAGTAA
- a CDS encoding phosphate signaling complex PhoU family protein — protein sequence MITFEGLSENFKFIILEVEGQINATLSFLRTPSRTLFDKIETRDDYIDNLKTIIENKCYSRLHTDKHLDKREINRIRAIHAISVNLERIADYCVNIVRQMGYLSDHNFLREADYLPIFEEIQSALQKILPAFEREDLASALAICRAEYELDSMYKRVFERVLTELGSGRDAQSHITVIFIFRYLERIGDSLLNVGEALIFSIIGEKIKITQFEALQRTLTSSGFKGSLQDIDFKAIWGTRSGCRIGRVDAAPEKDGTIREQADKLGSIYKEGTIAKVRKERANIERWSTIFPNLVPQIYGYHEEGTNASLLVEFLRGCTLDEVLLTGEEELVKNAMFILFQTLREVWEKTRRNAPIAIDYMVQLRSRMASIRQVHPELSRESMGVGYAEVLSTFDLLDECEELEEELLAPFSVFIHGDLNVNNVVYDHMQQAIRYVDLHRSRDFDYVQDVSVFMVSNFRMPVFEPAMRKRLNWAIQEFDQFAKTYAAQNNDDTFEARLALALARSFYTSTRYELNFAFAKEMYMRAHFLMDKIVAHKDAPWRNFQLPRDVLYY from the coding sequence ATGATCACCTTTGAAGGCCTGAGCGAAAATTTCAAATTCATCATTCTGGAGGTGGAAGGACAGATCAACGCCACCCTCTCCTTCCTCCGCACACCTTCCCGCACGCTGTTCGACAAGATCGAAACCCGTGACGACTATATCGACAACCTCAAGACCATCATCGAAAACAAGTGCTATTCACGCCTGCATACGGACAAGCATCTCGACAAACGCGAAATCAACCGCATCAGGGCCATTCATGCCATTTCGGTCAACCTTGAGCGTATTGCCGACTACTGCGTCAACATAGTCCGTCAGATGGGCTATCTCTCAGACCACAATTTTCTGCGTGAGGCAGATTACCTGCCGATATTCGAGGAAATCCAGTCCGCATTACAAAAGATTCTACCCGCCTTCGAGCGGGAGGATCTGGCCAGCGCGCTGGCCATCTGCCGCGCGGAATACGAACTGGACAGCATGTACAAACGGGTATTCGAACGTGTGCTCACCGAGCTTGGCAGCGGGCGCGATGCCCAGAGTCATATCACCGTCATCTTCATCTTCCGCTATCTGGAACGTATCGGTGATTCACTGCTCAACGTGGGCGAGGCGCTCATCTTCAGCATCATCGGCGAGAAGATCAAAATTACGCAGTTCGAGGCCCTGCAACGTACCCTGACCAGCTCAGGATTCAAGGGCTCCCTGCAGGATATCGACTTCAAGGCCATCTGGGGCACCCGCTCCGGCTGTCGCATCGGACGGGTGGACGCAGCGCCCGAGAAAGACGGAACAATACGCGAACAGGCCGACAAGCTGGGCTCCATCTACAAGGAAGGTACCATTGCCAAGGTGCGGAAGGAGCGTGCGAACATCGAACGCTGGAGCACCATCTTCCCCAACCTCGTACCGCAGATCTACGGTTACCATGAGGAGGGCACCAACGCCTCCCTGCTGGTGGAATTCCTCCGCGGCTGCACCCTTGATGAAGTGCTACTGACCGGCGAGGAAGAGCTGGTAAAGAACGCCATGTTCATTCTCTTCCAGACCCTGCGCGAAGTATGGGAAAAGACCAGACGCAACGCGCCCATAGCCATTGACTACATGGTGCAGCTGCGTTCGCGCATGGCGTCCATCCGGCAGGTGCATCCCGAACTGTCCCGTGAATCCATGGGGGTGGGATACGCAGAGGTTCTGTCCACCTTCGACCTGCTGGACGAATGCGAGGAACTGGAGGAAGAACTGCTCGCCCCCTTCAGCGTCTTCATCCACGGCGACCTGAACGTGAACAACGTGGTCTACGACCACATGCAGCAGGCCATTCGCTACGTAGACCTGCACCGCTCACGGGACTTCGACTACGTTCAGGATGTCTCCGTCTTCATGGTCTCCAACTTCCGCATGCCGGTTTTCGAACCCGCCATGCGCAAACGGCTGAACTGGGCCATTCAGGAATTCGACCAGTTCGCCAAGACATATGCCGCACAGAACAACGATGACACGTTCGAGGCCCGTCTGGCTCTTGCCCTTGCACGCTCATTCTACACCTCCACGCGCTATGAGCTCAACTTTGCCTTTGCCAAGGAAATGTACATGCGGGCCCACTTCCTCATGGACAAGATCGTTGCACACAAAGATGCACCGTGGCGCAACTTCCAGCTGCCCAGAGACGTGCTGTACTACTGA
- a CDS encoding GAK system XXXCH domain-containing protein yields MSRKFVLECTRDELPALFRDIADALEGKQTGSTQLPSLESFRKLQIGVKDEYGLVSLKLKFRDDHGNLDLSGDSEPAATLEHAPQTGEEQHPQPYSNLKHELQASFKAIYRAVHTGKLPPAEAVQAFEAQSRLMTRYDDCGSEYYAPYNAALDEFMAAWKAQDITAMHDAVDAINHVKTDCHQRYK; encoded by the coding sequence ATGAGCCGTAAATTCGTACTGGAATGCACCCGAGATGAGCTCCCTGCTCTCTTCAGGGACATTGCCGATGCACTGGAAGGCAAGCAGACCGGGAGTACACAGCTGCCTTCCCTTGAGAGCTTCCGCAAGCTCCAGATAGGCGTGAAGGACGAATATGGCCTTGTCAGCCTCAAGCTGAAATTCCGGGATGATCACGGCAATCTGGACCTGAGCGGTGATAGCGAACCAGCCGCCACCCTTGAACACGCGCCGCAAACCGGCGAAGAGCAGCATCCGCAGCCGTACTCCAATCTCAAGCATGAACTGCAGGCCAGCTTCAAGGCCATTTACCGGGCCGTCCATACCGGCAAGCTCCCCCCTGCTGAGGCTGTACAGGCCTTTGAAGCACAGTCCCGCCTCATGACCCGATACGATGATTGCGGTTCTGAATATTACGCCCCGTACAATGCCGCTCTGGACGAATTCATGGCAGCGTGGAAGGCGCAGGACATAACCGCCATGCATGATGCGGTAGACGCCATCAACCATGTGAAAACCGACTGCCACCAACGGTACAAATAG
- the rpoC gene encoding DNA-directed RNA polymerase subunit beta', translating into MTLDDLFTVRGTSTQTTNIRNLKAIQISIAAPESIREWSYGEVKKPETINYRTFKPERDGLFCAKIFGPVKDYECNCGKYKRMKHRGIVCEKCGVEVIASKVRRERMGHIELAAPVAHIWFLKTLPSKIGTLLDMTMADLEKVLYFDSYIVLDPGQTSLTKMQVISEDQYFQVLDHYGEDAITVGMGAEAVRSLLEELNMEELRATLREESQSTRSQTKKKKLTKRLKIVEAFIESDNKPEWMIMEVIPVIPPELRPLVPLDGGRFATSDLNDLYRRVINRNNRLKRLMELGAPDIIIRNEKRMLQEAVDALFDNGRRGRAITGTNGRPLKSLSDMIKGKQGRFRQNLLGKRVDYSGRSVIVVGPNLKLHQCGLPKKMALELFKPFIYSKLEERELASTIKSAKKMVEREELVVWDILEEVVREYPILLNRAPTLHRLGIQAFEPILVEGKAIRLHPLVCSAYNADFDGDQMAVHVPLSVEAQIEARVLMMSTNNILSPANGSPVIVPSQDIVLGLYYMTVERSFEKGEGMYFCGPWEVVTAYDHGQISLHARVKVRMPNGELVATTPGRVLVSEILPEGLGFEHVNCVMTKKNIARLVSTAYRECGIKATVLLCDSLKNLGYEFGTRAGVTIAVKDLEIPSSKKGIIQRSQDEVDDIERQYREGIITRTEKYNKIVDVWTKTTQDVSNEMIKSISTETLTCPKTGKQEVNQTFNSIFMMSNSGARGNQDQMRQLAGMRGLMAKPSGEIIETPITSSFREGLSVLQYFTSTHGARKGLADTALKTANSGYLTRRLVDVVQDVIIGEHDCGTVDGLELGHLIKGGEIKMRLTERCLGRVLLYPVFHPETKEVLIPANTLIDEEVTAKLDAYGINTITIRSALTCASEHGVCALCYGRDLARGQLVNTGETVGIIAAQSIGEPGTQLTMRTFHIGGTASREIERSSIEAQHTGRVVMSRVKAVTNRDGQMLVLGKSGQLGIVDEQGREREKYILPNGSRLNVVDGQEVKKGAILAEWDPFNEPFVSEVEGTIKFSDLIDGKTFQEKIDEATHMATRTIIEYRTTNLRPSVSICDANGEVKMRGESSIPAVYQLPVGAILMIRDGQELAAGDIIARKPRETSKTKDIVGGLPRVAELFEVRKPKDLAVVTEIDGIVSFEGETKGKRKLKVTPEIGEAKEYLVPKGKHITVTEGDFVEAGEQLTEGQPELHDILRIKGEKHLANYLCEEIQDVYRFQGVGIDDKHIEIIVRQMLKKVTVIDTGDSSFLVGEQVDKQEFRIENLRLVAEGLQPAKAEPLVLGITQASLTTSSFISAASFQETTKVLTEASLRGKMDSLRGLKENVIVGRLIPAGTGYREYVHSDIDVPDQEERADKFLEELEDNPLLVDNHAYYA; encoded by the coding sequence ATGACGTTAGACGACCTTTTCACTGTCCGGGGCACCAGCACCCAGACTACCAACATTCGCAACCTGAAGGCCATTCAGATTTCCATTGCTGCGCCCGAGAGCATCCGGGAATGGTCCTATGGCGAAGTAAAGAAGCCGGAAACCATCAACTACCGTACGTTCAAGCCTGAACGCGACGGTCTTTTCTGCGCCAAGATCTTCGGTCCTGTTAAGGACTACGAATGTAACTGCGGCAAGTACAAGCGCATGAAGCACCGCGGCATCGTCTGCGAAAAGTGCGGTGTTGAAGTTATTGCTTCCAAGGTACGCCGCGAGCGCATGGGCCACATTGAACTGGCCGCGCCCGTTGCACATATCTGGTTCCTGAAGACGCTGCCTTCCAAGATCGGTACCCTGCTCGACATGACCATGGCCGACCTTGAAAAGGTGCTGTACTTCGATTCCTATATCGTTCTTGATCCCGGCCAGACCTCGCTCACCAAGATGCAGGTCATTTCCGAGGACCAGTACTTCCAGGTGCTCGACCACTATGGCGAAGACGCCATTACCGTGGGTATGGGCGCAGAAGCTGTTCGCAGCCTGCTGGAAGAACTGAACATGGAAGAACTGCGCGCAACCCTGCGCGAGGAATCCCAGTCCACCCGCTCTCAGACCAAGAAGAAAAAACTCACCAAGCGCCTCAAGATTGTTGAAGCGTTCATCGAGTCCGACAACAAGCCCGAGTGGATGATCATGGAAGTTATTCCGGTCATCCCGCCGGAACTGCGTCCTCTCGTTCCGCTCGACGGCGGCCGTTTCGCCACCTCCGACCTGAACGACCTGTACCGCCGCGTCATCAACCGTAACAACCGTCTGAAGCGACTGATGGAACTGGGTGCGCCCGACATCATCATCCGCAACGAAAAGCGTATGCTGCAGGAAGCAGTTGACGCGCTCTTCGACAACGGTCGTCGCGGCCGCGCCATCACCGGCACCAACGGTCGCCCGCTGAAGTCCCTGTCCGACATGATCAAGGGTAAGCAGGGCCGTTTCCGTCAGAACCTGCTCGGTAAGCGCGTTGACTACTCCGGCCGTTCGGTTATCGTTGTTGGTCCGAATCTGAAGCTGCATCAGTGCGGTCTTCCCAAGAAGATGGCGCTGGAACTCTTCAAGCCCTTCATCTACTCCAAGCTCGAAGAAAGGGAACTCGCTTCCACCATCAAGAGCGCAAAGAAGATGGTTGAGCGTGAAGAACTGGTCGTATGGGACATTCTGGAAGAAGTGGTTCGCGAATACCCCATTCTGCTGAACCGCGCTCCCACGCTGCACCGTCTGGGTATCCAGGCGTTCGAACCCATCCTCGTGGAAGGCAAGGCAATCCGTCTGCATCCCCTCGTCTGCTCCGCATACAACGCGGACTTCGACGGTGACCAGATGGCCGTGCACGTTCCCCTTTCCGTGGAAGCACAGATCGAAGCACGCGTGCTCATGATGTCCACCAACAACATTCTGTCGCCCGCTAACGGTTCGCCCGTCATCGTGCCTTCTCAGGACATCGTTCTCGGTCTGTACTACATGACCGTTGAGCGTTCCTTCGAAAAGGGTGAAGGCATGTACTTCTGCGGTCCGTGGGAAGTTGTTACCGCATACGACCATGGTCAGATTTCCCTGCATGCCCGCGTCAAGGTTCGCATGCCCAACGGCGAGCTGGTGGCTACCACCCCCGGCCGTGTGCTGGTCTCAGAAATCCTGCCCGAAGGTCTCGGTTTCGAGCATGTGAACTGCGTCATGACCAAGAAGAACATCGCCCGTCTGGTGTCCACCGCCTATCGCGAGTGCGGCATCAAGGCGACCGTTCTGCTGTGCGACAGCCTCAAGAACCTCGGTTACGAGTTCGGCACCCGCGCAGGCGTGACCATCGCAGTGAAGGACCTTGAAATTCCTTCCAGCAAGAAGGGCATCATCCAGCGCTCACAGGACGAGGTTGACGATATCGAACGCCAATACCGCGAAGGTATCATCACCCGTACGGAAAAATACAACAAGATCGTTGACGTGTGGACCAAGACCACTCAGGACGTTTCCAACGAGATGATCAAGTCCATCTCCACGGAAACCCTCACCTGCCCCAAGACTGGCAAGCAGGAAGTGAACCAGACGTTCAACTCCATCTTCATGATGTCCAACTCCGGTGCCCGAGGCAACCAGGACCAGATGCGTCAGCTGGCTGGTATGCGCGGTCTGATGGCTAAGCCTTCCGGCGAAATCATCGAGACCCCCATTACCTCAAGCTTCCGTGAAGGTCTCTCCGTGCTGCAGTACTTCACCTCCACGCACGGTGCCCGTAAGGGTCTCGCGGATACCGCACTCAAGACCGCTAACTCCGGTTACCTCACCCGCCGTCTGGTGGACGTGGTACAGGACGTTATCATCGGCGAGCATGACTGCGGCACCGTTGACGGTCTGGAACTGGGCCACCTGATCAAGGGCGGCGAAATCAAGATGCGCCTCACCGAGCGCTGTCTCGGCCGAGTGCTGCTCTACCCCGTGTTCCACCCTGAGACCAAGGAAGTGCTCATCCCCGCCAACACTCTCATTGATGAAGAAGTGACGGCAAAGCTGGATGCGTACGGCATCAACACCATCACCATCCGCTCCGCGCTCACCTGCGCCAGCGAACATGGTGTTTGTGCACTGTGCTACGGTCGCGACCTTGCTCGCGGTCAGCTGGTCAACACCGGTGAAACCGTCGGCATCATCGCCGCACAGTCCATCGGTGAACCCGGCACGCAGCTTACCATGCGTACCTTCCACATCGGTGGTACGGCGTCCCGTGAAATCGAACGTTCCAGCATTGAAGCACAGCACACCGGTCGCGTGGTCATGTCCCGCGTCAAGGCAGTCACCAACCGTGACGGCCAGATGCTGGTGCTCGGCAAGTCCGGTCAGCTCGGCATCGTAGACGAACAGGGCCGTGAACGTGAAAAGTATATCCTGCCCAACGGTTCCCGCCTGAACGTGGTGGACGGCCAGGAAGTCAAGAAGGGCGCCATTCTTGCTGAATGGGACCCCTTCAACGAACCCTTCGTCTCCGAAGTGGAAGGTACCATCAAGTTCAGCGACCTGATCGATGGCAAGACCTTCCAGGAAAAGATCGACGAAGCAACCCACATGGCAACTCGTACGATTATCGAGTACCGCACCACGAACCTGCGCCCCTCCGTGTCCATCTGTGATGCGAACGGCGAGGTGAAGATGCGCGGCGAATCCAGCATTCCCGCCGTCTACCAGCTGCCCGTGGGCGCAATTCTCATGATCCGCGACGGTCAGGAGCTGGCAGCGGGTGACATCATCGCCCGTAAGCCCCGCGAAACCTCCAAGACCAAGGACATCGTGGGTGGTCTTCCCCGAGTTGCGGAACTCTTCGAAGTCCGCAAGCCCAAGGACCTTGCCGTTGTTACTGAAATCGACGGTATCGTGTCCTTCGAGGGTGAAACCAAGGGTAAGCGCAAGCTCAAGGTTACCCCCGAAATCGGCGAAGCCAAGGAATACCTGGTACCCAAGGGTAAGCACATCACCGTTACCGAAGGCGACTTCGTTGAAGCGGGCGAACAGCTTACCGAAGGCCAGCCGGAACTGCACGACATTCTCCGCATCAAGGGCGAGAAGCACCTCGCCAACTACCTGTGCGAAGAAATTCAGGACGTGTACCGCTTCCAGGGCGTTGGTATCGACGACAAGCACATCGAAATCATCGTTCGACAGATGCTGAAGAAGGTGACCGTCATCGACACCGGCGATTCCAGCTTCCTCGTTGGTGAGCAGGTGGACAAGCAGGAATTCCGCATTGAAAACCTGCGTCTGGTCGCCGAAGGCCTGCAGCCCGCCAAGGCGGAGCCGCTGGTTCTGGGTATCACTCAGGCATCGCTGACCACCTCTTCCTTCATCTCCGCGGCTTCCTTCCAGGAAACCACGAAGGTGCTGACCGAGGCATCCCTGCGCGGCAAGATGGACTCCCTGCGCGGCCTGAAGGAAAACGTTATCGTTGGTCGCCTCATCCCCGCAGGTACCGGTTACCGCGAATACGTTCACTCCGACATCGATGTGCCGGATCAGGAAGAACGCGCCGACAAGTTCCTCGAAGAGTTGGAAGACAATCCCCTTCTTGTGGACAACCACGCGTACTACGCCTAG